In one Bacteroidales bacterium genomic region, the following are encoded:
- a CDS encoding biotin--[acetyl-CoA-carboxylase] ligase: protein MSDRADYIFLEQVSSTNDYAAELLKSGKAKHLQTIRTDFQSAGKGQKGSSWESERGKNLLASIILLPEQMEADKAFFISMAASLAITDALLPLVPEVKIKWPNDIYFRKRKLGGILIENSIGHGRILSSVAGIGLNINQSRFPDHLPNPISLAQITGKSWPVETIFHSIYDSFRTRVAHLDKNLSGLKKDYTARLLGYQEFLDYSAEGEIFRARLTDVLDTGEIIL, encoded by the coding sequence ATGTCTGATCGGGCTGACTATATTTTCCTGGAGCAGGTTTCATCAACCAACGACTATGCTGCAGAACTGCTGAAAAGCGGAAAAGCTAAACATCTTCAGACGATCCGCACTGACTTTCAGTCAGCCGGCAAAGGACAAAAAGGCAGTTCATGGGAAAGTGAACGAGGCAAGAACCTTCTTGCTTCCATCATTCTTTTGCCTGAGCAGATGGAAGCTGATAAGGCATTTTTTATCTCCATGGCAGCCTCGCTGGCCATTACAGACGCATTGCTTCCTCTTGTGCCAGAGGTGAAGATAAAATGGCCCAATGATATCTACTTCAGGAAACGGAAGCTTGGCGGCATTCTTATTGAGAATTCCATCGGCCATGGCAGGATTCTCTCTTCCGTTGCCGGAATCGGGCTCAATATAAATCAAAGCCGTTTCCCTGATCATTTGCCCAATCCCATATCGCTTGCACAAATTACCGGAAAATCGTGGCCGGTTGAAACCATTTTTCACAGCATCTATGATTCATTCAGAACAAGGGTTGCCCATCTTGACAAAAACTTATCCGGCCTGAAGAAGGATTACACAGCACGATTGCTGGGATATCAGGAATTTCTTGACTATAGTGCAGAAGGGGAAATTTTTCGTGCCCGTCTTACGGATGTGCTTGACACTGGGGAAATTATTCTTG
- the rsfS gene encoding ribosome silencing factor produces MAKRKVPGYDDIVQAVIAGIQEKKGKQIVIIDLRKNEGAVCDAFIICHGDSSRQVDAIADSVMRFAWEKLRMHSHHVEGLENLQWVLVDLEGIVVHIFQKKYRDFYQLEELWSDSHTVTLADVY; encoded by the coding sequence ATGGCAAAACGAAAGGTTCCCGGGTATGATGATATTGTACAGGCTGTAATTGCCGGGATTCAGGAGAAGAAAGGAAAGCAGATCGTAATCATTGATTTGCGTAAGAATGAAGGTGCCGTTTGTGATGCTTTCATTATTTGCCACGGGGATTCGTCACGTCAGGTAGATGCCATTGCTGATTCGGTGATGCGGTTTGCATGGGAAAAGCTGAGAATGCACTCCCATCATGTTGAGGGGCTTGAAAATCTGCAGTGGGTTTTGGTTGATCTGGAAGGAATAGTAGTTCATATATTTCAGAAAAAATACAGGGATTTTTATCAGCTGGAAGAGTTGTGGTCTGATAGTCATACCGTTACTCTGGCTGATGTTTATTAA
- the hflB gene encoding ATP-dependent zinc metalloprotease FtsH, with amino-acid sequence MTGNTENNKNNRTNGKENGNKVPQFPRPKFSIYWVYAIILLGFFIWPFLTNYFGGTPRLVEIQRFENDMLRAGDVEKVIIQKYKEQAYIFIRQDKLKDPKYKDLESNGKLMVPREGPHYFLKTLDVQGFYNRVVDLQKDAKHPAQIEIDDSKDILREILGWILPIIIIVAIWMFIFRRMSGQVGGGSAGNIFNVGKSKAILFDKDSGAKIDFKDVAGLDEAKTEVREIVDFLKNPKKYTDLGAKIPKGVLLVGPPGTGKTLLAKAVAGEANVPFFSMSGSEFVEMFVGVGASRVRDLFRQAKEKAPCIVFIDEIDAIGRARGRNPNFGANDERENTLNQLLTEMDGFGTNSGVIIMAATNRADILDRALLRAGRFDRQIHVELPDLKERKEIFKVHLRPIKLDSKVDLDFLAKQTPGFSGADIANVCNEAALIAARKGKKAVEKQDFLDAVDRIVGGLERKNKIVTALEKKTIAYHEAGHATVSWLLEHASPLMKVTIIPRGRALGAAWYVPEERQITTREQMLDELCATLGGRASEELNFGKVSTGALNDLERVTKQAYAMVAYFGMSEKLGNLSFYDSTGQTEYALTKPYSEKTAELIDEEAKRIVEEQYRRALKILSENKEGLVKLAELLLEKEVIFSEDLEQIFGPRKSADAEEQKLLIQQNNHSQETGAETSLSASAEKPEEKNEPNPPRIADQETRPGGDSQ; translated from the coding sequence ATGACCGGGAATACTGAAAACAATAAAAATAACCGAACGAACGGAAAGGAAAACGGGAACAAGGTGCCGCAGTTTCCGCGCCCAAAGTTTAGCATTTATTGGGTGTATGCAATTATTCTGCTGGGGTTCTTCATCTGGCCGTTTTTAACCAATTACTTTGGAGGAACACCCAGGCTGGTTGAGATTCAGCGTTTTGAAAACGACATGCTGCGGGCGGGCGATGTGGAAAAGGTCATTATTCAGAAATACAAGGAACAGGCTTATATTTTCATCCGGCAGGATAAGCTGAAAGACCCCAAGTATAAGGATCTTGAGAGCAACGGCAAACTGATGGTTCCCAGGGAGGGGCCGCATTATTTTCTAAAAACGCTTGATGTACAGGGGTTTTATAATCGTGTGGTGGATTTGCAGAAAGATGCAAAGCATCCCGCCCAGATTGAAATCGACGACTCAAAAGATATTTTACGCGAGATTCTCGGGTGGATTCTGCCGATCATCATCATTGTTGCCATCTGGATGTTTATTTTCCGGCGCATGAGCGGGCAGGTGGGCGGAGGCAGTGCCGGTAACATTTTTAATGTTGGTAAGTCGAAGGCCATACTGTTTGACAAAGATTCGGGAGCGAAGATCGACTTCAAGGATGTGGCAGGGCTTGATGAGGCTAAAACAGAAGTCAGGGAGATAGTTGATTTTCTTAAAAATCCCAAGAAATACACCGATCTGGGGGCCAAGATTCCCAAAGGAGTGTTGCTGGTAGGCCCTCCGGGAACCGGAAAAACTTTACTGGCAAAGGCTGTGGCAGGTGAAGCCAATGTGCCCTTTTTCTCCATGTCGGGTTCGGAATTTGTTGAGATGTTTGTTGGCGTAGGGGCTTCCCGTGTGCGCGATCTCTTCCGTCAGGCCAAGGAAAAAGCTCCCTGTATTGTGTTCATCGATGAGATTGATGCCATTGGAAGGGCACGTGGCAGAAATCCAAATTTCGGGGCCAATGACGAACGCGAAAATACCCTGAACCAGTTGCTCACCGAGATGGACGGTTTTGGAACCAACTCGGGTGTAATCATTATGGCTGCCACCAACCGGGCCGATATTCTTGACAGGGCGCTTCTGAGGGCGGGGCGCTTCGACCGCCAGATACATGTGGAACTTCCTGACCTGAAGGAACGGAAGGAAATCTTTAAAGTGCATTTGCGGCCTATCAAACTCGACAGCAAGGTGGACCTTGATTTTCTGGCCAAACAAACTCCGGGTTTTTCAGGCGCTGACATTGCCAATGTGTGCAACGAAGCAGCTCTGATTGCCGCCAGAAAAGGGAAAAAGGCAGTGGAAAAACAGGATTTCCTCGATGCTGTTGACAGGATAGTAGGCGGTCTGGAACGGAAGAACAAAATCGTCACGGCCCTTGAGAAGAAAACAATAGCCTATCATGAAGCCGGACATGCCACCGTCTCATGGCTGCTGGAACATGCCAGCCCTCTGATGAAGGTGACCATTATTCCGCGGGGACGTGCCCTCGGCGCAGCATGGTATGTACCTGAAGAACGGCAGATTACTACACGGGAACAGATGCTCGATGAATTGTGCGCAACCCTTGGCGGAAGAGCTTCGGAAGAACTGAATTTCGGAAAGGTTTCCACCGGTGCCCTCAATGACCTGGAACGTGTTACCAAACAGGCCTATGCTATGGTGGCCTATTTTGGTATGAGCGAAAAACTCGGTAATTTGAGTTTCTATGATTCCACCGGACAGACCGAATATGCCCTTACCAAACCATACAGCGAAAAAACTGCTGAACTGATTGATGAGGAAGCAAAACGGATTGTGGAAGAACAATACAGGAGAGCACTGAAAATACTTTCCGAGAACAAAGAAGGGCTGGTTAAACTGGCGGAACTTCTTCTGGAGAAAGAAGTCATCTTCAGTGAAGACCTGGAGCAGATTTTCGGCCCGCGCAAAAGTGCCGATGCAGAAGAACAGAAACTTCTTATCCAGCAAAATAATCATTCTCAAGAAACAGGCGCTGAGACTTCTCTTTCTGCCTCAGCAGAAAAACCGGAAGAAAAGAATGAACCCAACCCTCCCCGGATAGCGGATCAGGAAACCAGGCCGGGCGGGGATTCACAATAG
- a CDS encoding DUF2007 domain-containing protein: protein MEPGWTLVYSTDKDFHAHVLQQMLNDNDIPVVLLNKKDSAYVILGEIELYVPSEFAVKAIHLLHNFDLSNETM, encoded by the coding sequence ATGGAACCGGGATGGACACTGGTCTATTCAACCGATAAAGATTTTCATGCGCACGTGCTTCAGCAGATGCTGAACGACAACGATATACCGGTTGTACTCCTCAATAAGAAAGATTCGGCCTATGTGATCCTCGGTGAGATTGAATTGTATGTTCCTTCCGAATTTGCTGTAAAAGCAATTCATCTTTTGCATAATTTTGACCTTTCAAACGAAACGATGTGA